ACGTTGGCGTGGCACAATACTTGATTAGCGTACCCGGATTTCTTATGCAGAAAGAAGTCGAGATGCTTGGTATGGCAATCGAAAGCCCGGAGCACCCTTACGTCGTAATTCTCGGAGGCGCAAAGGTATCCGACAAGATAGGAGTAATAAGCAATATTCTGGAAAAGGCCGACAGGATTCTTATTGGGGGTGCGATGATGTTTACATTCCTCAAGGCGCTGGGTAAGAGTGTTGGCGACTCTCTAGTTGAAGAAGACAAGATAGATCTGGCTATAGAGATTCTGAAAAAAGCCGAAAAGAAGGGTGTAGAGTTTGTTCTTCCAGTCGACACGATAATTTCCAGAGAAATCACTGCCGGCAGTGAATCTAAAGTTGTCAGCCTGGAAGAGGGTGTGCCGTCAGGTTGGAAAGGTCTTGACATTGGCCCATCAACAGTGAAGCTTTTTGAAGGGAAACTTAGCGATGCGAAGACCGTTGTCTGGAACGGGCCCATGGGTGTCTTCGAAATTGACGATTTTGCGAACGGGACGGAATCAATTGCCAAGGCACTGGCCTCTCTAAATGACGCAGTCACTATAATCGGCGGAGGCGACAGTGCCGCCGCAATCAGCAAGTTCGGACTTGCCGATAAGGTCTCCCATGTATCTACTGGTGGAGGGGCATCCCTTGAGATGCTGGAGGGAAAGGATATGCCAGGGATAAAGAGCCTCTCAACTGAAGGCCATAAAAAAAAACGTAGAATAATGGTCGCGGGGAACTGGAAAATGAACAAATCCCCCGATGAGTCGCGAATGTTTGCAGGGTTCCTTGCTTCCTCTATCGGAAATGAGAAAGTAGTAGATGTTGTTGTTTTTCCGGCGACTATATCTGTTCCGGGAGTGGCCGATATAGTGAAAGATACTGAAATAAAGCTTGGAGTGCAGAATATTCATCCGGCTGACAGCGGAGCCTTTACGGGAGAGATTTCAGTGCCGATGCTCTCGGATCTAGGAGTAGAATACGTACTTGTCGGACACTCCGAGCGCAGGCATGTCTTCGGCGAAACCAGCGAGATGACCAACGAAAAGATAGAAGCGGTTCTCAAGGGCGGCTTAATTCCAGTCTTCTGTGTGGGAGAAACACTGGAAGAGCGAGAATCAGGTAGAACAAACGAAGTTCTGGAGGAGCAGATCAGCAAGGGCTTTTCGGGACTTGACAAGAAAGAAGCAGAAAGAGTAATTATTGCCTACGAACCGGTTTGGGCCATCGGTACTGGAGTTGTGGCAACACCTGAACAGGCCGAAGAGACCATGAAATTCGTCAGGGATCTCGTCTCTCATATCTACGACAATGACCTTTCGGAGAGAATTCGGATTCTGTATGGCGGAAGCATCAAGCCTGACAACTTCGATCCTCTGATTGCCATGGAGAATATTGACGGTGGGTTAGTTGGGGGAGCCAGTCTTCTGGAAAGCTTCGTTCAGCTGGTTGCCATCGCTAAGAATCACGCTTGATTACAATGATTTGAGGCCGCCCGTCGGGCGGCTGTTTCGTTTTCTTTCTTAGCCGAGGTGTTATAATCTCAAAATAGGAGGTGTCCTTCTTGGATAGCTATCAGGAGCTAGAACTTGTCGTAGACAAGATGGTAGAGGAATTTAACCGTCTTAGAAGAGAAAACGAACAGCTCTGGAAGCAGGTTGAAGCAGCACAGAGAAAAGTGGAAGAGTCTGAGCTCAGAATCCGGGAACTTGAACTCCGTCTTGAAAGCGAATCAAGGACAATCTCCTCACTTATAAAGAGAGTCAGAGGCAGCCTCGTTGAAGACAGCAAAAAAGCATAAGGAGTCGAGCCATGAAGCGATCAGTTTCACTTGAGCTTGGAGAGAAGAAATACACATTTATTACCAGTGATCCACAGGAACTTGTGGATCAAGTCTTTTCTAAGATCACGGAAATGTACGATTCATTAAGCAAGAACGAAGAAGAGATCGGCTATGAAAAAGTGCTCGTAGGGATTTCGGTGAATCTTGCGCACGACCTTGTGAGAAGTCAGAATGAACTGCTAAGGCTTAAGGCAAAATACGAAGAGGTTCTTTCAGAATACTTCCAGGGACGTGACGGGGTTGAGAAGTAAGTTAAGGATAGGGATCTTCGATTCGGGAATAGGTGGCCTTACAGTTCTGAAAAGATTATTGGAGGCTTTTCCTGAAGGAGTGAATTTTCATTATTTCGCTGATACCGCAAGGGTTCCGTATGGTTCTAAGCCAGTTGAAACACTTCAAAGATACTTAAGAGAGATATTCGATTTTTTTTCGCAGTTGAATGTCGACGCAATCCTTACCGCATGTAACACTTCTGATTCCATACTCTCTCAAAGAGAGAAATCAGAACTCAGTGTTCCTTACTTCAGTATAATTGATCCCACAGTGAGAATTCTTGGAGAATCGGCCCCGGGAGAATCGACCGTCGCAGTCATTGCGACTGAAAATACCGTGAGAAGATCGCTTTATTTGAGACGGCTTTTCCGTTATGAGAATCTTACTACAATTATTCAGAGGGCATGTCCGCTTTTCGTCCCCTTAATAGAAGAGGGTATCTGGGAAGGCGAAATTGTCGATTCAATAGTAAAGTATTACTTGACTGACCTGGCTAGAAGCGAACCAGACTTTCTGATACTTGGATGCACTCACTATCCGCTAATCAGGAAATCAATCGAAGCCTTTCTGCCTTCAAAGACCAGAGTTCTTGATCCAGCGGAGTATATTGTCAGTGATTTCGCTGATTGGGCAGAAATCACGTCAACCGAACCATCTACAGTCGACTATTACGTTAGTGGAAATGTTCGGTTTTTCCAGGAGATTCTGAAGAGGTATCTTCGAAAAGAAGAGAATGTGAGAGGCGTTGATTTAACTTTTGCGGGGATAACTTTGAAGGAAAGCATTTGAAGTGAGTAGAACAGTTCTGATAGGAGGAGGCACCGGACTCTCAACTTTCGTGAGAGTGATGAAGGATTTTGACTCTTCCCTTACTCTGGTGGTTGCAGTAACCGATGATGGAGGAAGTTCGGGCATCATTAGAGAAGCTATGTTAATTCCTCCCCCTGGTGACGTCAGGAACAACATAATTGCTCTGGCCGATGACGAAGAGCTTTTGACCAAGGTCTTTTCTCACAGATTCGGCGCACCAGCAATGGACGGTCATTCAATTGGAAACATAATCATCGCCGGCCTGACAGAGATGTATGGGAGTTTTCCTGAGGCAGTTGTTGCTGCATCGAAGATGCTCAGCATAAAGGGTAGGGTTCTACCGGTTGCCGATGATCTCGTTCATCTCGTGGCGGAGCTCGATGATGGATCAGTTGTCAAGGGAGAGTCAAGGATATCGTCACAGGGGAAAAGAGTTAGAAGAATATCCCTTGACAAGCCTGCCAGTGCTCTTCCAGAGGTAATAGATGCAATAGTATCTGCAGATACGATAATTGTGGGTCCCGGGAGCATTTTCACCAGTTTAGTTCCAAATTTCCTTGTTTCCGGTGTTCGAGAAGCATTCAAAGAATCGAGAGGGAGAAAGATATTTATCTGCAATATTATGACTCAGCCCGCTGAATCCGAAGGCTTCTCTCTACGCGATCACGTGGAGGTTGTGGAGAATTATTGCGGGCAAGCCTTTGACCTGATTTTTTGGACAGAGGTGAGTGGTGTTGAGACTTCGGTTCTAAACAGGTATAAGGAGCAGGGCTCCTCGCCGGTCGAGAACGACATGCTTTTCGACAGGCGAGTGAAGGTGATCGAAGGAGCTACGACCGTACTAATAGATGACGGGAAAGCGCGTCTCGTCGTGCGGCATTCAAGAAACAGCATTTTGTCTATTCTTCATGAGTTGAGTATGTTGGGAGAGAACAGGATTTGAGTTATGCCGATAAACTCAAAGAAGAGCTGTGCCATCTTCCTTTTGATGATCCGGCAGAATGCAGGTCTGAATACCTCGGTTTTGTCAAGTCGAGAGGGACTCTGAGACTTAGAGGCGGTACTGCTTTCCTCGTTATACCTCTTACTTCGATTACGAGTCTAAAGAGGCTTTTTCAGATAGCGAAGAAGCTTTCTATCCCAATTTTCGAGACTCAAGTGATCGAAGAAATGCGTCTGGGCCGGAAAAGGGGAGGAGAGCTTAGCTTTCGTTTTGAAGAAGTCGAGGAGTTCCTACGCAGAAGCGGGATTTCGGTAAGAGACGATTCCATTCCAAAACCGGTGAGAGAAGATCCGGTTTATTTCGGTGCGTTTCTCAGAGGTTTGTATTTGGCCGGTGGATCCGTCGTTGACCCTTCAAAGGAGTATCATCTAGAGATAACTCTTGATACGACAGAAGTTTTCGTAAATTCTCTGAGAATCTACATTGCTGAGAATTTCAACATAAAGATCGGTGTCGTAAAAGTTAGGGAGAAATACAAGGCGTACGTGAAATCATCGCTTGATTTGATCGAGT
The genomic region above belongs to Mesotoga infera and contains:
- the whiA gene encoding DNA-binding protein WhiA, with amino-acid sequence MSYADKLKEELCHLPFDDPAECRSEYLGFVKSRGTLRLRGGTAFLVIPLTSITSLKRLFQIAKKLSIPIFETQVIEEMRLGRKRGGELSFRFEEVEEFLRRSGISVRDDSIPKPVREDPVYFGAFLRGLYLAGGSVVDPSKEYHLEITLDTTEVFVNSLRIYIAENFNIKIGVVKVREKYKAYVKSSLDLIELLSLMGGKKTVTRLSSAVEVRKIRSDVSRTLNFLTANANKSGQAMAKHVKAIRIIDKKLGIDRLDGDLRQIAILRLENEDLNLRELGEIMNPPMSKSAVYNRLKKLMALAEELGDI
- the murI gene encoding glutamate racemase, producing MRSKLRIGIFDSGIGGLTVLKRLLEAFPEGVNFHYFADTARVPYGSKPVETLQRYLREIFDFFSQLNVDAILTACNTSDSILSQREKSELSVPYFSIIDPTVRILGESAPGESTVAVIATENTVRRSLYLRRLFRYENLTTIIQRACPLFVPLIEEGIWEGEIVDSIVKYYLTDLARSEPDFLILGCTHYPLIRKSIEAFLPSKTRVLDPAEYIVSDFADWAEITSTEPSTVDYYVSGNVRFFQEILKRYLRKEENVRGVDLTFAGITLKESI
- a CDS encoding cell division protein ZapA, with translation MKRSVSLELGEKKYTFITSDPQELVDQVFSKITEMYDSLSKNEEEIGYEKVLVGISVNLAHDLVRSQNELLRLKAKYEEVLSEYFQGRDGVEK
- a CDS encoding YvcK family protein, whose amino-acid sequence is MSRTVLIGGGTGLSTFVRVMKDFDSSLTLVVAVTDDGGSSGIIREAMLIPPPGDVRNNIIALADDEELLTKVFSHRFGAPAMDGHSIGNIIIAGLTEMYGSFPEAVVAASKMLSIKGRVLPVADDLVHLVAELDDGSVVKGESRISSQGKRVRRISLDKPASALPEVIDAIVSADTIIVGPGSIFTSLVPNFLVSGVREAFKESRGRKIFICNIMTQPAESEGFSLRDHVEVVENYCGQAFDLIFWTEVSGVETSVLNRYKEQGSSPVENDMLFDRRVKVIEGATTVLIDDGKARLVVRHSRNSILSILHELSMLGENRI
- a CDS encoding triose-phosphate isomerase — its product is MSKTLTLRDVDLSGKRVLVRVDFNVPLNKETGEVSDDTRIKAALPTIEYIVGRGGKAILVSHLGRPKGKKDPKYSLERVAERLRSLIGKPVRFVPDCVGEQVEKAVSEMSDGDILLLENVRFYAEEEKNDPDFARKLSSIADIHVNDAFGTAHRGHASNVGVAQYLISVPGFLMQKEVEMLGMAIESPEHPYVVILGGAKVSDKIGVISNILEKADRILIGGAMMFTFLKALGKSVGDSLVEEDKIDLAIEILKKAEKKGVEFVLPVDTIISREITAGSESKVVSLEEGVPSGWKGLDIGPSTVKLFEGKLSDAKTVVWNGPMGVFEIDDFANGTESIAKALASLNDAVTIIGGGDSAAAISKFGLADKVSHVSTGGGASLEMLEGKDMPGIKSLSTEGHKKKRRIMVAGNWKMNKSPDESRMFAGFLASSIGNEKVVDVVVFPATISVPGVADIVKDTEIKLGVQNIHPADSGAFTGEISVPMLSDLGVEYVLVGHSERRHVFGETSEMTNEKIEAVLKGGLIPVFCVGETLEERESGRTNEVLEEQISKGFSGLDKKEAERVIIAYEPVWAIGTGVVATPEQAEETMKFVRDLVSHIYDNDLSERIRILYGGSIKPDNFDPLIAMENIDGGLVGGASLLESFVQLVAIAKNHA